In Arachis hypogaea cultivar Tifrunner chromosome 2, arahy.Tifrunner.gnm2.J5K5, whole genome shotgun sequence, a genomic segment contains:
- the LOC112740690 gene encoding protein BOLA4, chloroplastic/mitochondrial encodes MRPQMLSLSSNATTTLLRQALPFLLQLHPSLTLPSPPNPNSIISSRSRSPLPPTPSAASSSLFAATRRFSTRATHVNDPGSIDSPLMQSMEKKIKDQLNAESVTVKDAYGDGRHVSIDVVSTAFEGQSAVNRQRMVYKAIWEELQSTVHAVDQMTTRTPAEAATK; translated from the exons ATGCGTCCTCAGATGTTGTCACTCTCATCCAAcgccacaacaacacttctccgtCAAGCTCTTCCCTTTCTCCTTCAGCTTCATCCCTCTCTCACTCTACCTTCTCCTCCTAACCCTAATTCCATCATTTCATCACGCTCTCGTTCACCCCTTCCTCCCACtccttctgctgcttcttcttctctattcgcCGCCACTCGCAGGTTTTCTACACGCGCCACCCATGTCAATGACCCTGGTTCTATCGACTCCCCTCTCATGCAGTCCATGGAGAAAAAg ATAAAGGATCAACTCAATGCTGAATCAGTCACCGTAAAAGATGCTTATGGTGATGGACGCCATGTAAG TATCGATGTTGTATCCACTGCCTTTGAGGGACAATCGGCTGTAAATCGGCAAAGGATGGTGTATAAAGCTATATGGGAGGAGCTTCAGAGCACAGTTCACGCAGTTGATCAGATGACAACTCGAACCCCTGCCGAAGCTGCCACAAAATGA